The following proteins are encoded in a genomic region of Gloeomargarita sp. SKYB120:
- a CDS encoding urease accessory protein UreF translates to MNGTNLLAMLQLASPALPVGAYSYSEGVEWLVERGVIRSAADLEQWLRHELQYGSVQLDGRVLRRLYGVMEQADPTALAYWNQWLSAQRDTEELRYQSWQMGNALIKLLKDMGLFPSWITTALQPCNYGVAFAVTAYQWGISLADSLKIYLFSWTANIISAGIRTIPIGQTEGQKMLFRLHPLIQEQSDLLTKEAGELESCTIGLGLASMYHETQYSRLFRS, encoded by the coding sequence TTGAACGGCACGAATCTGCTGGCGATGCTGCAACTGGCTAGCCCGGCGCTTCCTGTGGGGGCCTATAGCTACTCGGAAGGCGTCGAATGGCTGGTGGAACGGGGTGTGATCCGCAGCGCCGCAGACTTGGAACAGTGGCTGCGCCACGAGTTGCAGTATGGCTCCGTGCAGTTGGACGGGCGGGTGCTCCGGCGGCTGTATGGGGTGATGGAGCAGGCGGACCCTACTGCCTTGGCCTATTGGAACCAGTGGCTATCGGCGCAACGGGATACGGAAGAGCTGCGGTATCAAAGCTGGCAAATGGGCAATGCGCTCATTAAGTTGTTAAAGGACATGGGTTTGTTTCCGTCCTGGATAACAACTGCTCTCCAGCCCTGCAACTATGGGGTGGCCTTCGCGGTGACGGCTTACCAGTGGGGCATTTCCCTGGCAGACAGTCTCAAGATTTATCTGTTTAGTTGGACGGCCAATATCATCAGCGCTGGCATTCGCACCATTCCGATAGGCCAGACTGAAGGACAAAAAATGCTCTTTCGCCTGCATCCGCTCATCCAGGAGCAAAGCGACCTGCTCACGAAGGAAGCTGGCGAGCTAGAAAGCTGCACGATTGGCCTGGGGCTGGCCAGCATGTACCATGAGACCCAATACAGCCGTCTGTTTCGGAGCTGA
- the urtB gene encoding urea ABC transporter permease subunit UrtB — MELLEAVFNGIATGSVLLLAALGLAITFGLMGVINMAQGEFMMLGAYTTFVVQNAFKNWGQPWQESYVFVALVAAFAVTALFGLFLERLVVRFLYDRPLETLLATWGVSLILQQFVRSVNWALVAGLAVFVLLFWGALGCLQWQRRRLPDWGKWVFLALAAAIGLTTMVVLGRQFGLAVNKPWFGAQNVDVTAPAWLRTGLRVSETLQLPYTRIFIIVLTTLCLVGVWLFLYRSPWGLRIRAVTQNRAMSACLGINTDHVDALTFALGSGLAGIAGCAVSFLGSVGPNTGQNYIVDMFMVVVVGGVGNLLGTILAALGIGTLNYLLGSGTIAALVQPLPGIYDFFNFFASTSMAKVLLFALIVAFLQYRPAGLFPQRGRMVES; from the coding sequence ATGGAGCTACTGGAGGCGGTTTTTAACGGGATTGCCACCGGTTCGGTTCTCCTGCTGGCGGCCCTGGGGTTGGCCATCACCTTCGGGCTGATGGGGGTTATCAACATGGCCCAGGGCGAATTCATGATGCTAGGGGCCTACACCACCTTTGTGGTGCAAAATGCGTTCAAAAATTGGGGACAGCCTTGGCAGGAGAGTTACGTGTTCGTGGCGCTGGTTGCGGCTTTTGCCGTCACGGCCCTGTTTGGGTTGTTCCTGGAGCGCCTGGTGGTTCGCTTCCTGTACGACCGGCCTCTAGAAACGCTGCTGGCGACCTGGGGGGTGAGTCTCATCCTGCAGCAGTTTGTCCGTAGCGTGAATTGGGCCTTGGTGGCGGGGTTGGCGGTCTTCGTCCTGCTGTTTTGGGGAGCGTTGGGCTGTTTGCAATGGCAGCGGCGACGCTTACCCGACTGGGGAAAGTGGGTATTTCTGGCCCTGGCGGCGGCGATTGGTCTCACTACGATGGTGGTGCTGGGGCGCCAGTTCGGGCTGGCGGTCAATAAACCCTGGTTTGGTGCCCAGAATGTGGATGTGACGGCGCCGGCCTGGTTGCGGACGGGGTTGCGGGTCAGCGAAACGTTGCAGCTTCCTTACACGCGCATTTTCATCATCGTGCTGACGACCCTTTGCCTGGTGGGGGTGTGGTTGTTTTTGTACCGTTCGCCGTGGGGGTTGCGCATCCGGGCGGTCACCCAAAACCGGGCCATGAGCGCCTGTCTGGGGATCAATACTGACCATGTAGATGCCTTGACGTTTGCGCTGGGGTCGGGGCTGGCGGGCATTGCCGGTTGTGCGGTGAGTTTCTTGGGGTCGGTCGGGCCGAATACCGGGCAAAACTACATCGTGGACATGTTCATGGTGGTGGTCGTGGGGGGCGTCGGCAACCTACTGGGAACCATCCTGGCGGCCTTGGGCATTGGCACGCTGAATTACTTGCTGGGTTCGGGGACGATTGCCGCCTTGGTGCAACCGCTTCCAGGCATCTATGACTTTTTCAACTTTTTTGCCAGTACCAGTATGGCCAAGGTGCTGCTGTTTGCGTTGATTGTGGCTTTCTTGCAGTACCGTCCGGCTGGTTTATTCCCGCAGCGGGGTCGTATGGTGGAGAGCTAA
- a CDS encoding radical SAM protein: MEIPAGYVNLMGRVHGSEVNGPGRRAVVWVQGCYRACPGCFNPQSWAWEIRELVPVPELVDWILADPDDEGVTFSGGEPFLQAVALAQVARAVKAAGRNVMSFSGYTLAELQSPQAPPGAADLLSQLDILVDGPYVASLAVNDPHSLVSSRNQRVHVFNPALQNRLDWASNQAEVHVLKDGTRIFTGFLGQFVAD, from the coding sequence ATGGAAATTCCCGCAGGTTATGTGAATCTCATGGGGCGGGTGCATGGCTCGGAAGTGAACGGGCCAGGGCGACGCGCGGTAGTTTGGGTGCAGGGGTGTTACCGCGCTTGTCCGGGCTGTTTTAACCCCCAATCCTGGGCCTGGGAAATTCGCGAGCTGGTGCCGGTGCCAGAACTGGTGGACTGGATTTTGGCCGACCCCGACGATGAAGGGGTGACCTTTTCCGGTGGCGAGCCGTTTCTCCAGGCAGTGGCCTTGGCTCAGGTCGCTCGGGCTGTGAAAGCCGCCGGTCGCAATGTCATGTCCTTTAGCGGTTACACCCTCGCCGAGTTGCAAAGCCCCCAAGCCCCACCGGGCGCTGCTGATTTACTTTCCCAGCTCGATATCTTGGTAGATGGTCCCTACGTGGCGTCCCTGGCGGTCAACGACCCCCATTCCCTAGTGTCGTCACGGAACCAGCGGGTGCATGTGTTCAACCCAGCGCTCCAAAACCGGCTGGACTGGGCCAGTAACCAGGCGGAAGTGCATGTTTTGAAAGACGGCACTCGCATCTTTACCGGTTTTCTAGGCCAATTCGTTGCCGACTGA
- the urtA gene encoding urea ABC transporter substrate-binding protein: protein MTGIKRRRFLVSGSLFVGTSVLMKACGTPPGPGAGDTIKVGILHSLSGTMAISEKSVVDAEMLAIDEINAAGGVLGKKIEPIVEDGASDWPTFAEKAKKLIDQDKVATVFGCWTSASRKAVLPVFEEKQHMLWYPVQYEGQECSKNIFYTGAAPNQQIEPSVDWLLKNKGKEFFLVGSDYVFPRTANTIIKAQLAAKGGKVVGEDYVPLGSTEVTPIITKIKAALPNGGVIYNTLNGDSNVAFFKQLKGAGLGPDKYPSMSVSIAEEEVKAIGVEFLKGHYAAWNYFQTVNTPASKKFVESFKAKYGADRVVNDPMEAAYIAVYMWKQAVEKAGTFEDLEKVRQAAYGLTFDAPEGLVKMNSNHHLSKFVRIGQVRDDGLFDIVFSTDKPVDPVPWNQYVAETKGFACDWSDPAKGGKYKV, encoded by the coding sequence ATGACTGGGATTAAGCGTCGTCGTTTTTTGGTTTCAGGCTCCCTATTTGTAGGCACAAGTGTGTTGATGAAAGCCTGTGGTACACCACCGGGGCCAGGGGCCGGCGACACAATCAAAGTTGGTATTCTGCACTCGTTGAGCGGGACGATGGCCATCAGTGAAAAAAGCGTTGTGGACGCGGAAATGCTGGCCATTGACGAGATTAATGCCGCCGGTGGGGTTCTGGGCAAAAAGATTGAGCCAATTGTAGAGGACGGCGCCTCAGACTGGCCCACGTTCGCCGAAAAAGCGAAGAAACTGATTGACCAGGATAAGGTGGCGACAGTCTTTGGTTGTTGGACGTCAGCCAGTCGCAAAGCCGTTTTGCCTGTGTTTGAAGAAAAGCAGCACATGCTCTGGTATCCCGTGCAGTACGAGGGCCAGGAGTGCTCCAAAAATATCTTCTATACCGGCGCGGCACCGAACCAGCAAATTGAACCCTCAGTGGACTGGCTCTTGAAAAACAAGGGGAAAGAATTTTTCCTCGTTGGTTCGGACTACGTTTTCCCTCGCACCGCCAACACGATTATCAAAGCCCAATTAGCAGCCAAAGGTGGCAAGGTGGTGGGGGAAGATTACGTTCCTCTGGGCAGTACGGAGGTCACGCCTATTATCACCAAAATCAAAGCCGCCTTGCCGAATGGGGGAGTGATTTATAACACGCTGAACGGGGACAGTAATGTGGCTTTCTTCAAACAGTTGAAGGGGGCAGGTTTGGGGCCAGATAAGTACCCTTCGATGTCCGTCAGTATTGCCGAGGAGGAGGTCAAGGCCATCGGGGTGGAATTCCTAAAGGGGCATTACGCTGCCTGGAATTACTTCCAGACGGTAAATACACCGGCAAGTAAAAAATTTGTGGAGAGTTTCAAGGCCAAATATGGGGCAGACCGGGTGGTGAATGACCCCATGGAAGCGGCTTACATCGCGGTTTACATGTGGAAACAGGCGGTGGAAAAGGCGGGTACCTTTGAGGACTTGGAAAAGGTGCGCCAGGCAGCCTATGGTCTCACTTTCGATGCGCCGGAAGGTCTCGTCAAAATGAACAGCAATCACCACCTGTCTAAGTTTGTGCGCATCGGTCAAGTCCGGGATGATGGCCTGTTTGACATTGTGTTTTCGACGGATAAACCGGTGGACCCGGTGCCCTGGAACCAGTACGTGGCCGAGACGAAGGGGTTTGCTTGTGATTGGTCAGACCCGGCGAAAGGAGGGAAATACAAGGTCTAA
- the ureG gene encoding urease accessory protein UreG: MAVLHVGIAGPVGSGKTALAEALCKSLRDKYSIAVVTNDIYTKEDALILTRAQALSPDRIVGVETGGCPHTAIRDDVSINLAAIQALEQQFPDLELLLVESGGDNLSATFSPELVDITIFVIDVAAGDKIPRKGGPGITKSDLLVINKIDLAPYVGADLQVMERDARKMRGDKPFVFTNLKTGFGLSHVLDFLLQFLPQKTVRV, encoded by the coding sequence ATGGCGGTCTTACACGTCGGCATTGCTGGACCCGTAGGGTCAGGAAAAACCGCCCTAGCGGAAGCGCTTTGCAAATCACTACGGGATAAGTACAGCATTGCCGTGGTGACCAATGACATTTACACCAAGGAGGACGCTCTCATCTTGACCCGCGCCCAAGCTCTCAGTCCTGACCGGATTGTCGGCGTCGAGACCGGCGGTTGCCCCCACACCGCCATTCGGGATGATGTGTCCATCAATCTAGCGGCGATTCAAGCCCTAGAACAACAGTTTCCCGACCTGGAACTGCTGCTGGTCGAAAGCGGCGGCGACAATCTCTCAGCCACCTTTAGCCCCGAACTGGTGGACATTACCATCTTTGTCATTGACGTGGCCGCCGGCGACAAGATTCCCCGCAAGGGCGGCCCTGGCATCACCAAATCCGACCTGCTGGTGATTAACAAGATTGACCTAGCGCCCTACGTCGGCGCTGACCTGCAGGTGATGGAGCGAGATGCCCGCAAAATGCGCGGCGATAAACCCTTTGTCTTTACCAATCTCAAGACAGGATTCGGACTGTCCCACGTCCTCGACTTCCTGTTGCAATTCCTTCCCCAGAAAACTGTTCGGGTTTGA
- a CDS encoding phosphoribosyltransferase, with amino-acid sequence MPLFLSAGLTIALVFLAQRLSLGRPTMKFPAFRNRVEAGRQLAHRLEHYARHSNGIVLALPRGGVPIGAEIARYLHLPLEVLVVRKLGVPRQPELAMGAIGGGEVVLWQALINALGITDEEIRAVIARERQEVDRREQRYRAGRPPLALHNRVVILTDDGVATGATMLVAVRVVRRHQPERIVVAAPVIALESLATLRQEADEVVYLVAPLELDGIGLWYEDFRQLTDEEVLKTLECLGDRDSPVEQG; translated from the coding sequence GTGCCTCTGTTTTTATCCGCTGGTTTAACCATTGCCCTGGTGTTCCTCGCTCAGCGTTTATCCCTGGGACGTCCCACAATGAAATTCCCTGCTTTTCGCAATCGGGTTGAGGCGGGTCGCCAACTGGCCCACCGGCTGGAGCATTATGCGCGTCATTCCAACGGTATTGTGCTGGCATTGCCCCGAGGTGGTGTCCCCATCGGCGCGGAAATCGCTCGTTATCTCCATCTACCGCTGGAGGTACTGGTGGTGCGCAAGCTGGGTGTCCCTCGGCAGCCGGAACTGGCGATGGGCGCTATTGGGGGCGGAGAGGTTGTCCTATGGCAAGCGCTGATTAATGCCCTGGGAATTACAGACGAAGAAATCAGAGCGGTGATTGCGCGGGAAAGGCAAGAAGTGGACCGGCGAGAACAGCGCTACCGGGCTGGTCGCCCCCCCCTTGCGTTGCACAACCGGGTGGTCATCCTCACCGATGATGGCGTGGCCACTGGCGCCACCATGCTCGTTGCTGTGCGCGTTGTCCGCCGGCATCAACCGGAGCGTATTGTGGTTGCTGCACCCGTCATTGCCCTAGAGAGCCTGGCGACGTTGCGGCAGGAAGCGGATGAAGTGGTTTATCTGGTCGCCCCTTTAGAGCTAGACGGCATCGGCCTCTGGTACGAGGACTTCCGGCAATTGACCGATGAGGAGGTACTCAAAACCCTAGAATGTCTGGGTGACCGTGACAGTCCGGTGGAGCAGGGTTAG
- the urtC gene encoding urea ABC transporter permease subunit UrtC encodes MKNKQQALLLEVGIVIAIALVLMFVVPPVLVALGQGFRVNLLGRFLALAIVGLAIDLIWGYTGLLSLGHGVFFGLGGYALAMHLKLQFPPDAEIKLPSFMPLYGVTELPWLWKPFFSFPFTVAAVILVPALFGALIGYLIFRNRIRGVYFSILTQALTIIFFNFFNGQQKLINGTNGLTDFQTIFGYRISDPQTQMWFYWLTVLGLVGAYALCRWLTSGRFGCLLVAIRDDEPRVRMTGYNPTTVKVFVFAISAALAGIAGALYTPQTGIISPKAMDIAFSIEMVIWVAVGGRASLVGAILGTLVVNFAKSLLSETFPQVWLFFLGGLFLAIVMLLPDGIVGWLRTSGWEWWEKLTGKRQLRTYPKLELEMDESYEPSRD; translated from the coding sequence ATGAAAAACAAGCAGCAGGCGCTCCTACTGGAAGTTGGGATAGTCATCGCTATCGCGCTGGTGCTGATGTTTGTGGTGCCGCCTGTTTTGGTGGCGTTGGGGCAAGGATTCCGGGTGAATTTGCTGGGGCGATTTTTAGCATTGGCGATTGTGGGTCTGGCGATTGATTTGATTTGGGGTTATACGGGCTTATTGAGCTTAGGTCATGGGGTGTTTTTTGGCCTGGGGGGTTATGCGCTGGCGATGCACCTGAAGTTGCAGTTTCCTCCCGATGCCGAAATCAAACTTCCCTCCTTTATGCCCCTGTATGGGGTTACGGAATTGCCCTGGTTGTGGAAGCCTTTTTTCTCTTTTCCCTTTACCGTAGCGGCGGTGATTTTGGTGCCGGCTTTGTTCGGGGCGCTAATTGGATATTTGATCTTTCGCAACCGCATCCGGGGGGTTTACTTTTCAATCCTGACCCAGGCGTTAACCATCATTTTCTTTAACTTTTTCAATGGGCAGCAGAAACTCATCAACGGCACCAATGGATTGACCGATTTCCAAACCATATTTGGCTATCGCATCAGCGACCCCCAAACCCAGATGTGGTTTTATTGGCTGACGGTGCTGGGTCTGGTAGGTGCCTATGCCCTGTGCCGGTGGTTGACCAGTGGGCGATTTGGTTGCCTATTGGTGGCGATTCGCGATGATGAACCTCGGGTGCGCATGACCGGTTACAATCCCACGACGGTCAAGGTGTTTGTTTTTGCGATTTCGGCAGCACTGGCGGGGATTGCTGGCGCCCTGTACACGCCCCAGACAGGCATCATTTCGCCAAAAGCCATGGACATTGCCTTTTCCATTGAGATGGTGATCTGGGTAGCGGTCGGGGGACGGGCTTCGCTAGTAGGCGCCATTTTGGGGACATTGGTGGTGAATTTTGCCAAAAGTTTGTTAAGTGAGACATTTCCCCAGGTCTGGTTGTTTTTCCTAGGCGGCTTATTTCTAGCGATTGTGATGCTATTGCCAGATGGCATCGTGGGCTGGCTGCGCACATCGGGTTGGGAATGGTGGGAAAAACTCACCGGCAAACGGCAATTGCGCACCTATCCCAAATTAGAACTGGAGATGGACGAGTCCTATGAACCTTCTCGAGACTGA
- the urtD gene encoding urea ABC transporter ATP-binding protein UrtD encodes MNLLETENLTVSFDGFKALNNLNFCMAPGELRTIIGPNGAGKTTFLDVITGKVKPTSGQVRFKGKDLSRYPEFAIARMGIGRKFQTPRVYLKLSVRENLELASNRRKTLWHTLWGRPKPSEQRSVQELLAFIGLAKKQDWPAGLLSHGEKQWLEIGMLVAQSPDLLLVDEPVAGLTDEETEKTGNLLLSLAGDHSIIVIEHDMEFVRQIAQKVTVLHQGTVLCEGTIAEIQSDPRVIAVYLGSQEQPDVACQ; translated from the coding sequence ATGAACCTTCTCGAGACTGAAAACTTAACGGTTAGCTTTGATGGTTTCAAGGCTCTCAATAACTTGAACTTCTGCATGGCACCGGGAGAACTCCGCACCATTATTGGTCCCAACGGCGCTGGCAAAACCACGTTTTTGGATGTGATTACAGGGAAGGTGAAACCAACGTCAGGGCAGGTGCGGTTCAAAGGAAAAGACTTGAGCCGCTATCCAGAATTTGCCATTGCCCGTATGGGGATAGGTCGCAAGTTTCAAACGCCCCGCGTGTATCTCAAACTGTCGGTGCGGGAGAATTTGGAACTGGCCAGCAACCGTCGCAAGACGCTGTGGCACACGCTGTGGGGGCGCCCCAAACCTTCGGAACAGCGGTCGGTTCAGGAACTGCTGGCCTTTATCGGTCTGGCTAAAAAGCAAGACTGGCCGGCGGGTTTACTGTCCCACGGCGAAAAACAGTGGTTGGAAATCGGTATGTTGGTTGCCCAATCGCCAGACCTGTTGTTGGTGGATGAACCGGTGGCCGGTCTCACCGATGAAGAAACAGAGAAAACGGGCAATTTGCTGCTGTCTCTGGCGGGGGACCATTCGATTATCGTCATCGAACATGACATGGAATTTGTCCGGCAAATTGCCCAGAAAGTAACGGTCTTGCATCAAGGGACGGTGCTCTGCGAAGGAACGATTGCGGAGATTCAGTCCGACCCCCGCGTGATTGCTGTCTATTTGGGTAGCCAGGAGCAGCCAGATGTTGCATGTCAGTAA
- a CDS encoding urease accessory protein UreD, whose amino-acid sequence MGYWQGELIATWSRQETATVLTSAYVTTPWQLQRPFYPEGPDWCHTVALQLGGGMVGGDQLWLRGHLQAGTRVCWTTATAGKVYRSLAPEVRQVSKSHWRVEAQAILELFPQETILFAGAQFHQHLLIELHPTALCCGWEIYRFGRTARGERFLGGTWRSYTEIWCQDQPLWIDRQFLRGTPEFLDSPNALAGQPVVGTFWLVGWEVTADRVGKLRELLATCAGEIALTRLLKGLMGRYRGRSTAECKHYFISLWQALRQEYAHRPACLPRVWQLKEEVPLGHG is encoded by the coding sequence GTGGGTTACTGGCAGGGGGAACTCATCGCAACTTGGAGCCGCCAGGAGACAGCCACCGTTTTAACGTCCGCTTACGTGACCACGCCCTGGCAACTCCAGCGCCCGTTTTACCCGGAAGGCCCTGACTGGTGCCATACAGTGGCGCTGCAACTTGGTGGGGGGATGGTGGGTGGCGACCAACTCTGGCTCCGGGGGCATTTGCAAGCAGGAACTAGGGTGTGCTGGACCACTGCCACCGCCGGCAAGGTTTATCGCAGCCTGGCGCCTGAAGTCCGGCAGGTGAGCAAGAGCCACTGGCGGGTGGAGGCCCAGGCGATTCTGGAACTGTTTCCCCAGGAAACCATCCTGTTTGCCGGCGCCCAGTTCCACCAGCATTTGCTAATTGAACTGCATCCGACGGCGCTCTGTTGTGGCTGGGAAATTTACCGCTTCGGACGGACAGCGCGGGGGGAACGCTTCCTGGGGGGCACTTGGCGCAGTTACACGGAAATCTGGTGCCAGGACCAACCCCTGTGGATTGACCGGCAATTTCTGAGGGGGACACCGGAGTTTTTAGACAGCCCCAACGCCCTGGCGGGTCAACCGGTGGTGGGCACGTTTTGGCTGGTGGGCTGGGAAGTGACCGCCGATAGAGTAGGCAAGCTGCGCGAGTTGCTGGCGACGTGTGCCGGTGAGATAGCGCTGACCCGTTTGCTCAAGGGCCTGATGGGCCGGTATCGGGGCAGGTCTACCGCCGAGTGCAAACACTACTTCATATCCCTGTGGCAAGCGCTGCGGCAGGAATATGCCCACCGGCCCGCCTGTCTCCCCCGCGTCTGGCAACTAAAAGAGGAAGTACCGCTGGGCCATGGGTAG
- the ureE gene encoding urease accessory protein UreE: protein MATYAAVLLERGTSAPVTGTLALTAEERRKRLLSWQDPQGEQVYLELPRGLHLQDEDLLHVPARHWVLQVTARPEPVLTVTACHPLLLLRAAYHLGNRHVPLQLSEQWLRLAPDPVLADMLREMGLSVIEETAPFYPETGAYHHH from the coding sequence ATGGCTACCTACGCTGCTGTGTTACTGGAGCGGGGTACGTCAGCGCCGGTGACAGGGACGTTAGCCTTGACGGCAGAGGAGCGACGCAAGCGCCTTTTGAGTTGGCAAGACCCCCAGGGGGAACAGGTCTATTTGGAATTGCCTCGGGGCCTTCATCTTCAAGACGAAGATTTATTGCATGTGCCGGCGCGCCATTGGGTGTTGCAGGTAACAGCACGACCGGAGCCGGTACTCACGGTGACAGCTTGTCATCCCCTGTTACTGTTGCGGGCGGCCTATCACCTGGGCAACCGCCATGTGCCGTTGCAGCTCAGCGAACAGTGGTTGCGGCTTGCCCCTGACCCAGTCCTAGCCGATATGTTGCGGGAGATGGGATTATCGGTGATAGAAGAAACAGCACCCTTTTACCCGGAAACCGGCGCTTACCACCACCATTGA
- a CDS encoding fasciclin domain-containing protein, whose protein sequence is MWKLWPVLAVALGLSMGQAGPVVAGNAGGQLGKTSVVATGNPGQQAATQGTIVQVAQQAGQFKTLVQAVQAAGLVDVLSGPGPFTVFAPTDEAFAALPKGTLESLLKPENRDRLRAILTYHVVPGRVTSKDLKAGPLKTVQGQSLTVSLMGQPRVDNARIIKTDIPASNGVIHVIDRVVLPK, encoded by the coding sequence ATGTGGAAGTTGTGGCCTGTATTGGCTGTTGCGCTCGGGTTAAGTATGGGACAGGCTGGGCCAGTTGTGGCTGGTAATGCTGGCGGCCAGCTAGGGAAAACGTCGGTTGTGGCGACAGGCAATCCTGGCCAACAAGCGGCGACTCAAGGGACAATTGTGCAAGTGGCGCAGCAGGCGGGTCAGTTCAAGACTTTGGTGCAGGCGGTGCAGGCAGCAGGATTGGTGGACGTGTTATCCGGTCCTGGGCCGTTTACTGTATTTGCACCGACGGATGAAGCCTTCGCCGCGTTGCCCAAGGGGACGTTGGAGAGTCTGCTTAAACCGGAAAACCGGGACAGGCTACGGGCAATTTTGACCTATCACGTGGTGCCGGGGCGGGTTACGTCTAAAGACCTGAAGGCGGGGCCGCTCAAAACGGTGCAGGGGCAATCGCTCACGGTGAGTCTCATGGGCCAACCCCGAGTGGACAACGCTCGCATCATCAAGACGGACATTCCCGCCAGCAACGGGGTGATCCATGTGATCGACCGGGTGGTGTTGCCGAAGTAA
- a CDS encoding carboxymuconolactone decarboxylase family protein: protein MSTFQQEMERIKRGTGQLSQAVPETMKAFYALSKSASTPGALDTKTKELMALAIGVVLRCDGCIGFHTRAALQAGATAQEIMETLSVAVMMGGGPALMYATHALDALAELQNPSA from the coding sequence ATGAGCACGTTTCAGCAGGAAATGGAGCGGATTAAACGGGGGACGGGACAACTGTCTCAAGCGGTACCCGAAACCATGAAGGCGTTTTATGCCCTGAGCAAGTCGGCTTCGACCCCTGGCGCTCTCGACACCAAAACCAAGGAACTGATGGCCCTGGCCATTGGCGTGGTACTGCGGTGCGACGGCTGTATCGGGTTTCACACGCGGGCGGCATTGCAGGCGGGCGCGACGGCGCAGGAAATTATGGAAACCTTGAGTGTTGCAGTGATGATGGGCGGCGGCCCGGCTCTGATGTATGCGACCCACGCCCTTGACGCCCTCGCCGAATTGCAAAATCCTAGCGCCTAA
- the urtE gene encoding urea ABC transporter ATP-binding subunit UrtE encodes MLHVSNLDVFYGESHILRQVDLKVNPGEIVCLIGRNGVGKTTLLKTIMGLLTPRQGDIRWQNQSLLPLPPYARAKLGIGYVPQGREILPRLTVRENLLLGLAAHPEPSAALQERALTEAFTLFPALEAMQHRLGGNLSGGQQQQLAIARALVSHPRLLLLDEPTEGIQPSIVLEIEAAVRQIVSTRGIGVLLVEQHLHFVKQADFYYAMQKGGIVAAGPTSELTAEIIQRYLSV; translated from the coding sequence ATGTTGCATGTCAGTAACTTGGATGTTTTTTACGGCGAAAGCCACATTCTCCGGCAGGTGGACCTGAAGGTAAATCCGGGGGAAATTGTCTGTTTGATTGGCCGCAATGGGGTGGGGAAAACCACGCTTCTCAAAACCATCATGGGTTTACTGACGCCCCGCCAGGGGGACATTCGCTGGCAAAATCAGTCTCTTTTGCCCCTGCCTCCCTACGCGCGGGCGAAACTGGGGATTGGGTACGTGCCCCAGGGCCGAGAAATTCTGCCGCGCTTGACGGTACGGGAAAATCTGCTGCTGGGACTGGCGGCTCATCCGGAACCGTCGGCTGCCCTGCAAGAGAGAGCCTTGACCGAAGCCTTCACCCTGTTTCCCGCGCTCGAGGCGATGCAGCATCGCCTGGGGGGAAACTTAAGCGGCGGGCAACAACAACAGTTGGCCATTGCCAGGGCGCTGGTCAGTCATCCCCGTCTCCTGCTGCTGGATGAACCGACGGAAGGGATTCAACCTTCAATTGTGTTGGAAATCGAAGCGGCAGTCCGGCAAATTGTCAGCACCCGCGGCATTGGCGTTTTGCTGGTGGAACAGCATTTGCATTTTGTGAAGCAGGCGGATTTCTACTACGCCATGCAGAAAGGGGGGATTGTGGCGGCGGGACCCACGAGTGAACTAACGGCTGAAATTATCCAACGCTATCTGTCGGTGTAG